The genomic DNA cctcgctcgctcgctcgctggcTCGCAACCGCAGGGAAGTGCGGCTCGGCAGGCCGAGAGAAGAGGCGTCTGCTGCGGGGCGGTGGCCTCCTCCTCCGTCAGCTTCCCCCACCCCGCGCGCCCTCCGAGGAACCGGATGTCCGGCGTGACGACACTTCCGGCCACGCCCGCCCGCCCCGTGGCCGCGGCTGCTGGAGCGGCTTGGGCGTCTGGGAAAGCGGAAGTCGCCGGGCGGCTTGGCGGTTCCGTAGGACTTGTGTCGCGCCGTCGCCCCGCCGCCCAGTCGGAATCCGCTTTTAACTTGGTAGGAAcaaaaaataattgatttttttttttaaagaggggttTCCGGTCCGTGGTGTCTTCCTGGGGTCACCCCGAGAGTTTGGAGGACCGGAGGCCCTCCTCAACGAGGGTTTCAACTGGGAACGTGTCGCcgatcagacaaaaaaaaaaaaaaaagtcgtttTGGACTCTGGCCGTCACTCCTGTGCACTTGTAACACACTACCGAAGTTGTCACCGTCGGATCTGCGCGGTGGGGACAAGCTGCCCAGCCTGGACTCTGCACGCCTCCCGTCTGACATCTGTAATGCCCAGGGATGAGGCCGGCTCtgcccaccacctcctcctcctttcatTACCTCTCTTGGTCCGGCTGCTACATGTGCCCATCTCCTATGTTGACAAAGGATGACTTGACATTGCTGGCACATAACCTAACCTGAAAGGTAGGTGTAGTTCATCATCAAATGTCCATGCAGCCCATCTTTCCCATACAAGCCAAACCGTCCTACAAGAGGGGCTTTTGGACTTAAAATAAGTCACTCTCGGTCCCATGCCCAGAAATAAACCAGTGCCTCCTCCAGATCCAAAACTCCTAACAAGATTTCCCGTTGTAATAACCACACGAAAAGAGAAGTCTAGTTTTttgttaaaagaaacaaaacaacaaaactcttCTCAGCTCTGAAGGTTAATAAGTCCCCTGCAAAGCCCCATACCAATTTCACTGGTAACCCTGTGAAGGTTGTCTAAAATGCTCACACTAACAGTCCCACGTTGTTCTAATCATTCTAGGTAAGTAGGGGGACCTTTATTGTCGTTCCTAAGACCTTTCCCTGAAACTAAatgtattttacaaataaaagctaaatttaaaatacaaaatcctAAAAGAAAGGTCTATGTGTTGATGATTCATTATGAGAACCATTTTGATTGGGAGATTGGAATCGCCTCCACCTCATTCACCATAACGCTTATCAATTCGAAGTTATCAATTTGCAGTCTCTCCCACTCATTTCCAAATGACTGCTAGAAGGAAAGAGGCTGTTTCAACTTCATCAGTACTTTAGAGGAAAAAGGGCAAGAGGAAAGAGGGGGCGGGGACAACATTTATTGAGTATCTTAGTTGCCAGGAATGGCTAGGTGCTAACACCATCTCATCTcttaatcctcacaacaacccTGTGAGGTAGGTAATAGTGATGATACTCATTATTACAGGTGAGGAAATCGGCTCAGAGAAATTAAGCAGCTTTCCCGTGTTCACACAGTGAGTGAATAGATCTGATTCCCATCTCACCCCCTTCTCTACTAGGCTTCTAGAAAATATTGTTTGGGGACACACCTGACGGCATAGAGTCTAAAGTTTTTGCTGAGGACGGGCATACCAGAATGTAAGGAAAAGTGGCATTGCCTCATTCCTGTAGCCTTTTCGGTGTTAGGGTTTGGACAGGAACAGCTTTTAGAGCTAAGTATTACATATTGAAGTTACCAAGCCATCCTGGTGACTAGAAAACTCCTGGGAGGTGGTGATAGCAAAAATTGTTGGGGAAGTTGTCAgcataataaaagagaaagtttTACTTCCCTCATGATCCATTCCTACAGGGAAAAATAAATGGCAAATGAATCCATCTATGGCAAACTCATAGTAAATGCCAGCAAGATCTCAGTGTCAGGTCATTTCAACCTGAATTAGAGATATTTTTGCACTTTAACCTTCCTTCTTTGATGTAtgtgaaggaagggctggagggtagagtcaaagaaaaaggaaaaaaataaattaacaaaatggcTGCCAAGTAATGTTTAATGCTACTTCCCTGCCCCTTACACACACCTTTCTTATTTCTGCTGGAATCACACTGCCATCTGCTGGCAGTTTCTTGGACCTACTACCTGATTAGTTTGTCACTCATGTAGGAATGATAttcctctgatttttttcttaaagagggAGGAGAGCAGAGAACATGTTTTGCATCACAAAGGTTTCTCCTCACTCTACAGACTTCCTAAGAGATTTCCTTGGTGTATTAGGCACTAGGCTAGAATAATGCTGTAGTGCTAGGAAGACAGAAACCTGGAAATTTTCCTAGTTCAGAAGGGGGGAAAAACTATTTGCTATTTCATTTAATAGGTTATTTTCTTCAGGGAGACTCTACGTATTACTGCAATGAACTCTCTCACAAGTGAGAACCACAGATATATTCTCCAGTATATTTCTCCAGCATATATTTCTATGGTACTTTATCAGATCTAAAGGCtctataaaaatacaatatatctGATCAAATTAGACTATGAACTCCTTGAAGGCTATGATTACACATCTTCTTTATGCGTCCCAGGGAAGAGTAGTGTTCAAAATTTATTCACTGAATAGAGCTGAAGGAATCAGTGTTGATATCAATATAACTTttatcataaaaaatatttattagctgtTCAAAGGGGAAACTACCCCACTCCTCCAATCCACTTCACCCCTTTTTCTGACTCATTCACTGAGCCAGAAATTTGTTCAAGTATAGACCACAGCACTCTCTGGCTCTGTATTGACCCTTTTGTGTTCAATTGAGGGAAGTGGGATGGACAGTGGCCCAAGATGGGTGTCCTGTCCAGTTTGCACTTATCCCCTCTCTCCACTGAGAATTTCATTGCCAATATTAGTTGACATGGTTCCCATAGGCTTAATTAGTAAATAGCCAAGCCCAACTCTCTGCCTTCTCCAACCCAGGGCTACaggtaggagagaaagagatttaaGTCTTTGTCACTGAAGCTAATTTCAGGAGTGATGAATGAGAGTCGGGAGGCATTTAATGGACTACGCAAACCCCACCCTTCCCATGCCCGACCTTAGTCTCTTGTACCCGATTGTCCAAGGGGCTGGAGGTGGGTCACTGCCATGAGGAGAGAGATCGGGGAGGCCAGTCCTGGAAAGAAAAGATGTGCAGCATTATTGATCAGAATGGTTTACCTAATCTCTCCGTATCCAACCACTTCACTAATTCAGATGCTAACTCCACCCTCAGCTCTCTTAGCCCCAATCATTCAGTTAGTCATTATAAAAAGACAGGGAGAAGAAGGCCTCCTTCCTGATGCTTGATCTGCTGAGATCAAGCCCCACACCAGTGTCTTACATGCAAGAAAGACAGAGTAATAGGAGTTTTTCTTAGCGTTCGAGAGAGCTGCGGTGAGCTTTGCTGTCACCTACTCCCGGTGCCCTACTGGCTgtttcttcttgttgctggccaAACCCAGGAAAGAATTCTGCCTGCTTAGCTGCTCGCTTTAAGAAAACctcaggggctgaggaaatggcttcatgatgaaggcgtttgcctgcggaagcctagggaccccagttcgattccccaggacccacataagccagatgcacaagggggcacatgcatctgaagtttgtagcgcggctagaggccctggtgtgcccattttctatctgcctctttctctctctctctctcttacaaataaataaatacaatatttttaaaaataaagaaaagaaaacctcaggaagccaggcgtgggtggcacacacctttaatactagcactcaggaggcagaggtaggaggcttgccatgagttccaggccagcttgagattacatagagattccaggtcagcctgggatagagcgagacactacctcgaaaaatcaaaaaagaaaacctcagggctggagagatggcttagcagttaaggaacttggctgcaaagccaaacgacccaggttttgattcccccAAGGCCCcaagaccaacataagccagaggcacaaggtggcacatgcatctaggatttgtttgcagcaactggaggccctggtgcacccattttctctgtctgtctctctacctctatctctctctctcaaataaataaaaatatttttaaaaagaaaataaaaccttagacattaatcttttaaaaagtctACTAACTCATATGGAAACACTTGGCTACAATGTAGGgtttttttgcgtgtgtgtgtgtgtgtgtgtgtgtgtgtgtattctgcctgtgtatgtatatatgcatgtacagaTATGCATGAACAGGTGAACATGAATGCCAGAATTTAACATTAGGTATTTTCTTAGTCATGCCCCAcctattgttttgagacaaggcctctaaCTGATTGGGGtatactagctagccagcaaacctcagggatcttcctgtctctgccttcacaGCTCTGGGATTTACAGTCATGTGCCACAATgtctggtttttacatgggtactgggcatccAAACTtatatcctcatgcttgtgtggcagttactttatccactgagcatctcctcagccccataactttgtcctttttttttttttaactttgtccTTTTTAAACCTACTAGGAAATGAGAAGAGACAGGCCATTTTCTTACCTTGCTATGGTACAAGTGTTACCCTGGATAgttacactgaaaaaaaaaaaaaaatcctcagtggTCCCCAGAATTACTCAGTACCTAGCTGGCTATCCTGATCTTCAACTCCTTCCCTTAGGGCATTTCCCTGTTTCTTGGGGCATGGAAAGTTTGCTGGTTGAGAAAATTCCACCTCACCTTGTGACCCTTTTCTCTCGTCACCGTCTCGCCATACCCAGGTTCCCTCCCCCAATAGTCAAAGATCACAGCCAAGTCCAAGGCTTTTGCCACAAGTCCATCCTGTTGGCTCTGGTTCTGACCCAGGAAACACTAAGCAAAAGCTATGTGCGGagaccccagccccagccccagccagctgGAAAAACGTGGTCCCACAAGGCAGTCCTTGGGATCATAAACCAGCCTCCAAACCCTATTTCCAGTGTCCAAGAGCTCATCATGACTCCAGCCTGGGCGAAGGGGCGGGGTGGAGGTAGCTGTCCGGCATGATGATGTCATTGGTGAGCTGCTGCTCCAGGAACTCGGAGGTTTCCTCTGCGATCTGACCTGGGATCCGAAAGTCAACAGCAGGTGGCTCCTGCTTAGGGCTGGGTAGGGGCCGAGAAACCCAGTTCTCAGAGGAACAGCCAGTCCCCTGAAGGAACTGCAGGAAATTCTCCTCGATGGAGCCCTCTCGACTAGGCAGCCTCAGCTCCTCCTCTGGAGCGGGCTTGAAGAAGCAGACGAACTGCTTGCTGAGCTCCCCCCGGATCTGCCGGTTGAGACATCCGTAGAAGAAAGGGTTGGAAGTGAAGCAAAAGTAGCCAATCCAGGTCACCACGCTCTCCACCTGTCCTGTCGAAATGGGCTGAGCGCTCAGGGCCACgtagagatggaaagagaagtaGGGCAGCCAACAGAGCAGAAACTGTCCCCCTACAGCTAAGAGGACCACAGCTGCTTTCCCGCCCCCAAACGTCCGATGCGGGGTGGTCTGGGGAGCCCCGGAGCTCGTGACCATGGTGGAGCGGCTGCTGAGAGACTCGGAGCGTTGCCGGGGTGTCTCCATCCACGTGGGCAGTGGCCCGTGTTGCATGGCGGCCACCCGAGCCACCCGGAACATGCTGCAGTAAACCACAAGGATGAGGAGCAAGGGCAGCAAGAAGTACAGGAGCGCGAAGACCACCACAAAAAGCTGGCAGTAGGCACTGTGGCTCCATTGGAGTGAACAGCCCGGGTGGACGCTGGAAGCTCCTTCCTCCCAAGAGACCCTTCCCAACACTGGCACGGAGGCCATGGCCAGGGCCTTGACCCACACACCCACCAGCACAGAGGCCACCAGCCCCAGCGTCATGCGCACCTCGTAGCGCATGGGGTGGACCACGTAATAATAGCGCTCCACGTTGATGGCAGACACGGAAAGGATGGCCAGGCTTACAAAACATACACTGAGAAACAAGTAGAGGCGACAGGCCACCTCCCCAAAGAGAGCATGGTCAAAGAGGGCAGAGCTGGAAAGCATGGCCAGAGGCATGAGGGTCAGCGCAGCCAGCAGGTCCACCAGGCAGAGGTGGAAGACGAAGACGAACTTTCGGAGGGCAGGCGTTTTGGCAATAACAGCCATGACAGCAGCGTTGCCAGCCACAGCAGTCAGGTCCAACAGGAGCATGAAGAAGAGAGCCACGGATTCTGAAGCCACGTCCCGCAGCCCCAACTCCGGGACACCGCTGGCAGCAGAGGGATCTGGGGTTTGAGGAAGCCTTCCCAAAGTGGAAGAGTTCCCTGCTGACTGGGGGATGGGTGAGGACTCCATGGGGCCGAAAGAGGACACCCAGGGTACCTCCTGTCACAGGCCCATCCCCCATCCTAGTCCACAACCCTGGGATGGCAAGCCCAGGCttccctctttctgccttccttccttcctttcttctttattttttgagagggaTGGGGGGAGGGGTCCTGCTGGAGTCTCTTGGGCAGACTCTTATTACCAGCCTCCAAGGCTGGGCTCCTCCGTAGACAGAATGCCAGGCCAGGCAGCTGTGAACTCAGGAGCTCATGTCCTGTTTCTGGCAGCAGGGAGTCGAAGGGTCAGCCCCAGCGACGGACAGGAAGCAAGAGATGTGTAAGGGATGGATCCTCACCCAGTCAACAGCACTCCACCTTCTGAGCAGCACCTGgcacctcctcctccactttcttTACATTCTCCATACCCTTCTTCCTGTTCAAGGGCAATTCTaaatcctctctcctctccccagggGTCTCCTGAGCTCCAGGACAGTGCTGTGGTGTTAGGGTTGTTGATGTGAATTTCCTGATTTCTGGTCTCCTTGGAATGGAACACAAGATCCACTTCTAGTCCCAGATCTGGACACTAACTGCAACACTTCACTCCAGCTTCCTCATCAAggcatctgtaaaatgaagggaATGGTACCTGTTTCACAAGCGTGTTTGTGATTGGTCAGTGAACACAGGAAGTACCATTTACATGGTGGTCTCCCCATGGCAGGCGCTATCCTAAGTGCTAGGTCCCCCTCAAACAGCCGTATAAGACAGAGGTCGTGAACTCCATTTTTCCTAAGCTGTACTTGGGGCCCAAGATCGATAGCTAGCAAGTGAAAAGTTCCAAATAGTCTGGCCTCCGGGCCACTTCTGTTGCCCACCATGCTGTGCTATGCTGGAAGGTAGCCTCCAAATTGACTAATGTACTagacttccagggctggagagagagctctgtCTGTAATGTGTTTGCCTTAAAAAcacgaagacctgagtttgattccccagtacatacgtTAAGATGCTCAGCCTacccatacctataatcccaatactggaAAGGTGAAGACAAGAAGAGCCATGGGGCTCccggttgtcctctgacctttacatgcacacacaggtaccccccccacacacacacagaggcatatatatatggctttcaGTAAGTCAATGTTGAGCTGTTGCTAAAAATGTCTCTCACTGCTCTAGGGCTGTCACCTGAAAAAGAGAACTGTGCTTTAGTCTCTTCTGACATCATCACTcccaagacaaaaaagaaaaagaaaaaggcagtttGGGAATGCTGAAAAGCAACAGGGAAACCAGAATGCCCCGGCTGGAAGGAAGGCCTGAGCTCCCAAGGTCAGAGGACACAAGTCACTTGAACTCTTCCCTTCTCCACCTACTCCAGCTTCTCAAGGCAAGCTGTGCCCTGGCTGACAGGGAAAAGGAGCTGCTCCTAACCTCccactcaaccatctccccaTGCCTCTTGAACATTGGAACTGACCCTCTGAAGATTGCTGGCCCTCCCTTCATCACGGAAAAAGCAGTGAGAgtaggtacccatgtaaaatgacaatgagccagtcatggtggcacatggcgcacgcctttaatcccagcacatgggaggcagagataggaggatcaccatgagttcaaggccaccctgaaactacacagtgaagtccaggtcagcctgggctagagcaagaccctaccttgaaaaaccacaaaaagaaaaagaaacaacaaaattgtGATGGGGTGGATGACTGTGACTATAGAAGTGGGAATATGCAAAGCAAAGCAGAGAAAACCAGAGGAAATCAGGACTTCTCAACATTCCTGTTTAAGTGGCAGA from Jaculus jaculus isolate mJacJac1 chromosome 19, mJacJac1.mat.Y.cur, whole genome shotgun sequence includes the following:
- the Gpr61 gene encoding G-protein coupled receptor 61; translated protein: MESSPIPQSAGNSSTLGRLPQTPDPSAASGVPELGLRDVASESVALFFMLLLDLTAVAGNAAVMAVIAKTPALRKFVFVFHLCLVDLLAALTLMPLAMLSSSALFDHALFGEVACRLYLFLSVCFVSLAILSVSAINVERYYYVVHPMRYEVRMTLGLVASVLVGVWVKALAMASVPVLGRVSWEEGASSVHPGCSLQWSHSAYCQLFVVVFALLYFLLPLLLILVVYCSMFRVARVAAMQHGPLPTWMETPRQRSESLSSRSTMVTSSGAPQTTPHRTFGGGKAAVVLLAVGGQFLLCWLPYFSFHLYVALSAQPISTGQVESVVTWIGYFCFTSNPFFYGCLNRQIRGELSKQFVCFFKPAPEEELRLPSREGSIEENFLQFLQGTGCSSENWVSRPLPSPKQEPPAVDFRIPGQIAEETSEFLEQQLTNDIIMPDSYLHPAPSPRLES